The Longimicrobiales bacterium nucleotide sequence CACGGCCTCGGCTGTGGGCCGCAGTTCATCAGGCAGATACTCCAGCACCGCAATCGCCAAAGCGGCATTGGTTGCCTGGTGACGCCCCACAAGAGGGGTACGGACCCTAAGATCACCCCAAGCCCTCGTGGGCAGCGTAAACGCCGTGTGATCTGCGGCGACCTCGACCTCCCCCAATGCGTCCGGATCAACTGCAACGAAGGGCGCACCAACTGACCTCGTGACCTCCCGGAAGACATCAACCAACTCCGGACGAGCCTCCGCGGTCACGAGGGGTACACCCGGCTTCACGATGCCGGCCTTCTCGCGAGCGATCAGCTCCAACGTGGAGCCAAGGTACTCAGCGTGATCCTTAGCGATATTCGTCACCGCTGCGACCTCCGGTCGAACCACATTGGTCGCATCGAGCCTACCACCGAGACCAACCTCGAACACACCTACATCAACGCCCGCCCGTGCAAACGCCTGAAAGCCGAGGACGGTGATCGCTTCGAAGAAGGTCAGTCCGAACCGGAGGACCGGCTCCCGAACTTCTTCTGCACAGGCGAGGATCTCCTCTTCGGACAAAGGTCCCCCTCCCACGAGCATCCGTTCCCGAAAAGAACAGAGATGCGGTGAGGTAAAACAGCCTGCTCGGAGTCCCGAGGCATTGAGGACTGAAGCGAGGGTTGTGACAACTGAGCCCTTTCCGTTCGTGCCCCCGACATGGATCGTGCGGTATGCTCGATGGGGATCGCCCAGCGCCTCCAAGGCTCGCGCCGTGCGCTCGAGTCCCCAGTGCACACCGGTGGCCAACGGTGGGAAGAGCCGCACCACCAGAGGATCCGAGAAGGGTCGATCCAGGCGATCCGGCGCAACGATGTGTGAGCCGGCTAGTCGGTCCATCCCGCATACTGATGTCGGAGAATGAGTGCGATCGTTTCTTTGAGTTCTCGACGATCTACGACGCGGTCGACCATCCCGTGCTCGAGTAGGAACTCGGCTCGCTGAAAGCCCTTAGGCAAGTCCTGCTTGATGGTCTCTTCAATGACTCGGGGCCCCGCAAACCCGATCAACGCCTCAGGTTCGGCAATGTTCACGTCACCCAGCATTGCGTATGAGGCCGTAACACCACCCGTAGTGGGGTGGGTCAGTACGGAGACAAACGGAATGCCTGCCTCGTGCAGCCGGGCCAACACGGTGGACGACTTCGCCATCTGCATGAGGGAATAGATCCCCTCTTGCATGCGAGCTCCCCCCGACGCGGACACGATGATCAGTGGAATCTTCTGCTTCAACGCCGCGTGCGCGGCCCGCGTGATCTTCTCCCCGACCACCGAACCCATCGAGCCACCGATGTAGCCGAAGTCCATGACCGCGACCGCGACGGCGATCCCTTCGAGTTCGCCAGTGCCAGAGATCAGAGCCTCGTTTGTGCCCTTCGCCTCGGCCGCCGCGATCCGGTCTGCGTACAGCTTCAGGTCGCGGAACTCGAGGGGATCGGAGGCACGTAGGCCTGCGTCCATCTCCGTGAACGTCCCGCTGTCGATAAGAATCGACAGATACGCCTCAGCCCCGATGCGGAGGTGGTGACCGCATGTGGGACAGACATTGAGATTCTGCGCGAGGCGCTCCCTGTACAGGATCTCACCACACGCCTGACACTTGTCGAATACGTCGGAGGGAAGATCCCGCTTGTCCTGCGCCTTGAGCGGCTTTTTGTCCTTACGGAACCAGGCCATGCAGTCCGATGGTCATGGAGCGAGCTAACGCTCGTGAGCCACCCTCACGGCAATTGCGACAGCCACCCAAGACATCAGGAGGAACGTGCCGCCATAGCTGACGAAGGGCAGAGGAATACCGGTAATGGGCACAACACCCACAGTCATACCGACGTTCACAAAAATATGGACCAGCCAAGCTCCGAAGATACCGAGTAGGACTAGGCCGGCAAAGGGATCAGAAGACTGCTCCGCCATGCGCACCAGACGCGAAAGAATGAACGCAAATCCCAGGATGGCTCCTGCGGTCCCGATAAACCCGAGTTCCTCCCCTACCACGCTAAAAATAAAGTCAGTGTGCTGCTCGGGCAGGAAATCGAAACGCTTCTGTGGGCCCATTGTGAACCCTTGTCCGGTCATGCCCCCGCTTCCGATCGCCACCTTGGACTGGATGACCTGATAGCCCGCCCCTCGTGGATCCACTTCAGGGTCCAAATACACCAAGATGCGGTTCTGCTGGTACTCCTTCAGAGATCGCCACAGCGGTCCCGAAATCGTGCCGGCCGCCATATTCGCCAACACAACGGCCACCGACTCGAAGAGAAAGAGCCGATAGCGGTAGAAGTAGAGAAATCCGACTACTCCGACGATGTATGCAGACCAGATCAAGGTGTCGAACGAGAGGATCAACCCCACAATCGGACTCGCTACCAACAAAAGGAGTGCAACCGGCGTACTCGCCCAAAAGAGCATGGCGAAGAGGATTCCACCGAACGCCATCGCCGTGCCCAGGTCCGGCTGCAGCATGACGAGCGCGAGCGGGGCCCCCACAAGCAGGGACGGGACCAAGAGCTCGCGGAGCGTCGTCAGAGGCTCCTTCCGCTGCGACAGCAGTCGTGCCAGCACCAGCACGGTAGAGATCTTCGCGACCTCTGACGGCTGAAAGCGGAATCCACCAAAGCCGAGGAAGCTCTTCACGCCTGCCGCGGTGCCGGCACCGGTACCAATCGCCAGCGTCGCCACCAATAGAATGAGTGAGAACACATAAGCCGGGACCGCGACCCATTCGATCCATCGAAGCGGCACTCGGGAGAGGACCGAGAACGCGACGAGCGCGATAACGAGCCATCTGGCCTGTCGGAGCCAAGCGAGCTCAGTCACGTCGTTCGGCACGTAAATGGCACCCGCCGAGTAGATCATGGCGATACCAAAGAGCGTCATCCCCAGAATCGCGAAGACGAGCGGCGGGTCGATGGCCCACTTCTCCAGCAGTCGCATCATCCGCCGGGTGCGGCTCTTGGGCGGTACCGGTCGCGGTACCATTGGGGTACGGTACCGCGCCGAAGGTGCTCCCCATACGTCTGGATCGTATCGATGGGGATGTTGTGCTTCTTCCTTAAATAGAAGTCCGCCGTCTTGGCCATGATGGGAGCAGCCATTCCCGACCCACTCTCCCCGTATTCGATGAGCGCGGCCACCACGATCTCGGGCCGCTCACCCCATGGCCCTGCCATGCCCACGAACCACGCATGGTTGCCAGCTGTTCCCTGGACACTCTGCGCGTTCTGCCCGGTGCCTGTCTTTCCCACAACCTGCCAGTGCTCAAGCGAAGTGCCCACATGTGCCGTCCCGCCCTGCGCGGTCACCGCCGCAAGCCCCTGATAGATCGACCCGATGTCCTCTGCCTGAAGATCGAGCACCCACCCTGGGCCCAGGTCCATGTTTCGCGCCAAGGCGGGTGTCGGCGCTGAACCGTCGCGCGCAAGAGCCAAATAGAACTGGGCCATCTTGAGCGGCGTCTGTGAGTTGGGCCCCTGCCCGATCGAAAGCGAGAGGACCTCGTTCTCGAGCGGCCTGTACCCAAAGCGGTCTTCAAAGAACTGCGGTCCTGCGGGGAAGACGCCCTCCATCTCCTGAGGAAGGTCGACGCCACAACGCTCGCTGAATCCGATCTCGGTCGCCCGTTGCATGAGCGGTTCAAAACCGATTCTCAGGCCAAGCTGATAGAAGTAGACGTTGCAGGAGTTTCCGATGGCCTCAGAGAGATTGTTGAAGCCATGCCCCGCAGGGTTCCAACACCTGCGATAATCGGAACCAAAGGACATGCCTCCCGTGCACGGGATCGGCATCTCTTCGTCCGCGGTGATCACCCCGAGATCCAGACCTATCGCTGCCGCCGCCAACTTCCACGTGGACGCAGGTGGATAGAGTCCCATCACGGTCCGGTTGTACAACGGCAAGCGCTCGTTCTGGTTGAGCGCGGTCCAATACTCGTTGTCTACGCCGCCAACAAACGCGTTCGGGTCGTACGAAGGCGCCGAATACATCGCCAAGATCCCGCCGTCCTCGACATCGAGCGCAACTACCGCCCCCGACATCGAATCTGGGAAGATGGAGTGGATCCACTCCTGCAGCTCGATATCGACGTTCAGATGGAGATCCTGGCCGGACTCGCCGGGATCCGTGCGGAAGGCCGCAAAGTCGCCCACGATGCGCCCGCGAGCATCAACTTCGACGTACTTCAGGCCCTGGCGACCCTGCAAAAGAGCCTCGTACTGCTTCTCGATTCCGGTCTTCCCGACGACCATGCCCTGCTCGTAGCGCTCGTCAGCGTACTCATCGTACTCGAGTTCCTCGCGAGTGATCTCGCCCACATAGCCGAGCACGTGTCCGGTAGCTTCACCGGTCAGGTACCGACGCCTGGGGCGCATCTCTATGTGGACGTCCGGGAACTCAACTCTTCGTTCTTCGAGCGCACTTACGACCCGGAAGTCTGCGTCCGTGTCTACGACGAGCGCCTGCCTCCCGTAGCGAGCCAGGAAACCGAGCAGCCGATCGATCCTCGCCTCGGACATCTCCATGTGTTCGCGCATCCGCTCGAGTGTAGCACGAATGGAGTCGGGAGGCCCCGGCATTAGCGTGATCGCATATCCGGGCGCGTTGTCCGCGATGATGCGGCCGTTCCGGTCATAGATCGTGCCGCGGGGCGCCGGGACGGGGAGCTGTCGGATCCGGTTCGAACGCGCGCGCAATTCCCAGCGATCCGAACCGAGCACCTGGATTCGAAAGAAGGACACGGAGAGCCCACCCATGAAGAGCGCAATGATGACGTAGGCGCCCATCGCACGCCGACGGCGTTCGTGCGAATGGTACACGTTCATGCGGGCGTCTTCCTCCACAGTCCGGTGATCGCCATGAGCGCGATCCCGACTGCGGCTGCGTACAACCCTCCCACGAGACCCTGCACCATCACCTGATCGACGAACGGCTGTCTCAGGTCTTCTCCGACCATCACCCAGCGGACCAAATCCCCCAGCCACTTCCCGAGCACGAAGTAGGAGACCAGGAAGACAAGTGAATCGCCCACAAAGAGGTCTCGTGTCCCCGCGCCCAACACTCCAATCACGGTCATCGCAACGGTGTTGGCGCCAAAGGCGAGAACGCTCAAGGCGTCTTCAATCAGCCCGAAGCAGAGCCCTACTCCCGCGGCACGTCCCATGCCGATTTCTCGGGCCGAGAGGAGCAACGCAACCGTCAGCATGTCAGGCGCGCCGGACTCAAATCCGAGACCGACGTGAAGAAAAAAGTGCAAGACGAAAAGAACCAGGACCGAAAGCCACATTCGGCTGCTCGTCCTCACGGCACCCGTCCCGTGATCGCCTCGTCCCTCGTCAACAGAGAATCTGCGACCCACCGATCCGTGACATCAGACCCAGAATCGTGAGTCGCGACCAAGATATGCGTCACCGAACCCGGTTCAATCATCGGCCTGAGCCAATAACTCTTGCGCCATCCTCCTTGCACCTCCTCTACCCCGTCGATTTTGCCGATCGGAATACCGCGCGGGATCACGCCTAAGCCACTCGTGAGTACGACCGTGCCCGCCGGAGCAGATTCATGGTATGCCGTCCCATTCAGGATGAGTCGGTCGTCTTCACGGAAGCTCCCTCTCCTCACCTCGACCATCCCATACGTAGTCCCATCGGCCAGCATGGCGCTCACGCGAAAATCCGGATGGGTCCAGTCCATCCCGACCGAGATACCTTCTCGCACTTCACGAATCACTCCGACCAGACCGTAAAGGCCTAGAACAGGTGCACCTACCCTAATTCCATCGGCAGAGCCCAGTTCCACCAAGAACATGCTCTCAGATCCCGGCGTGCCGGGACGAATCACGGTGGCAGAAAGGAACGACGGCCCGACCCGGGCTCCCAAATCGAGCGATTCCCGCAGGGTGCGATTCTCATCGAGTAACATCCCGTGAGTGGACGTCACAGCGATGAGTGAGTCGACCTGCTCTTGGAGACCCTCAACCTGGCTCGCACGAAAGCGCGCCGTCACCAAGCGCTCTTGGATCGCGATGAACGGGCGCAAAATCGTCATTTGCAGCCCGAAAGCGACGCGCTGTTGCGCGATTTCTGGGAGGTAGGAAGTTGCGAGAGCGAGGATCAGAACGATGATGGCTAGCATGCCCTGACGGCGGACCCCCGCGCGCTCCGGCTCAGAAACGTACGCCGGCACTCCGCTCTATCCTCGCACCCGGCCGACCTACGGAACCAGGACGGTGCGGAACTTGTGCAGGTCGTCGAGGATTCTGCCCGCCCCTCGCACCACACACGTGAGTGGCTCTTCGTCCACGTGAATCGGGAGGTTGGTCTCGTGCTGGAGTAGCTTGTCTAACCCACGGATGAGAGATCCACCGCCGGTCATCACGATACCACGATCGACGATGTCCGACGACAACTCCGGAGGCGTGATCTCGAGCGCTCTCCGGGTTGCTTCCACGATCGCCTGGATGGGCTCCTGGATGCACTCGCGTACCTCTTGAGAGTGCACAAGGACCGTCTTCGGGATCCCGGAAACGAGATCACGACCCTTCACGTCCATCTCGCGGTCCTCGCCAAAATCGAACGCGGAGCCGATCTGAATCTTGACGGCCTCAGCGGTGGGTTCACCGATGAGGAGATTGTAGTTCTTGCGCAAGAAGGTCACGATGGCTCTGTCCAGCTCGTCGCCACCGACCCGGATCGACGTATTCGAGACGATACCCGAGAGCGCGATAACAGCGATTTCGGTGGTCCCTCCGCCGATATCGATGACCATGTTTCCGGTGGGAGTCTCCACAGGAAGCCCAACGCCGATCGCAGCCGCCATGGGCTCATCGACCATGTACACACCTTTGGCCCCCGCGGACATAGCCGACGAACGAACGGCCCGTCGCTCCAGCTCGGTGATCCCGGATGGCACACCAACAATCACCCTTGGCTTGATGCGGAAGACCCGCTTCTGAGTGACCTGCTTCAGGAAGTGCCGAAGCATCATCTCGGTCACATCAACGTCGGCGATTACGCCGTCTTTGAGCGGCCGGATCGCCTCGATTCCCTCAGGCGTGCGCCCGAGCATCCGCTTCGCCTCGAGCCCGATGCCCATGATCTTCCGGTTGCCCCTCTCTACTGCAACAACCGAGGGTTCATTGAGGACGATCCCCTCACCTTTGACATAGACGAGGGTATTCGCCGTGCCTAGATCGACGGCAATGTCATTGACCGGGACGATACGCCCCGAGTTAATCCAGTTGCTCAGTGCGGACAAAATCAGTTTCCAAGCTGTGTTTTGGGCTCAATCAAGCCCTTATTTTCCGTCGATTCAGGGCGGATGGGCCTGAGAACATATGTTTTCTTCTGCCGGGATGCCAGTGTCCCGTATGGCTTTACGCCGTACCGGTTGAACCGAACCCTCCGGCACCCCGTTCGGTGTCCGACAATCCGTCGACTTCTTCGACATCCAGGGCTTCAAATCGCGCAAACACCAACTGCGCGACTCGCTCGCCCCGAGACAAGGTGACGGACTTCGTCCCCGAGTTCTGCATGATAATTTTGACTTCACCACGGTAATCAGGATCGATCGTGCCGGGACTGTTGGGAAGGGTGATCCCGTGTTTCAGCGCCAGACCCGACCGAGGGCGCACTTGGCATTCGACGCCCTCAGGTAATTCCATGAGCAAACCCGTGCCCACCAACCTGATTTCCCCCGGGGCGAGCACAACTTCATCCTCAGCTGATCGAATATCGTACCCTGCCGCTTGAGGTGTGGCCCGTTCTGGGAGCGGCAAATCAGGGTTCGATGGCAGTCGCTGAAATCGCACTAGGCCCACATCATCTCCTCGGTGATCGATTGTCGAAGTGACCCAACTCTTAAGCCAGGAAGTCGTCCACGTTGCGGCATTCCATATCGAAGGCGTCCGCAACGCCCCGATAGGTCACGTGCCCGTCCACGACGTTGACGCCTAATTTGAGCGCTGCGTTGTCCGAGCAGGCCTGCTTCCAACCCTTACCCGCGAGGGACATGGCGTACGGAAGCGTTGCGTTCGTGAGCGCAAGCGTACTCGTGCGCGGCACGCCGCCCGGCATGTTGGCCACGGCATAGTGGATGACGCCATCGACCGTATAGACCGGGTCATGGTGTGTGGTGGGTTTGACTGTCTCGACACAGCCGCCCTGGTCTACCGCGACATCGACGATGACCGTTCCCGGCCGCATCTGACCGAGGTCTTCTCTCGTAATAAGGCTCGGCGCCTTCGCTCCCGGGATCAGGACCGCGCCGATGATGAGGTCGGAATCCTGAATCTGCTTACGGATGGCGTAGCGCGTGCTGTAGAGCATATGGACGTTGGCCGGCATCGTGTCGTCCAGATAGCGCAGCCGCTCGAGGTTGATGTCCATGATGTGGACCCTAGCGCCCAGGCCAGCCGCCATCTTCGCGGCTTGTGTCCCCACGACACCACCACCCAAGATCAGGACCTTTCCCGGGAGAACGCCCGGGACTCCGCCCAGCAGCACACCGAGACCGCCCTGAGGCTTCTCGAGATACTTGGCGCCTTCCTGAATCGCCATCCGCCCAGCGACTTCGCTCATGGGTGTCAGGAGCGGAAGTTCACCGGTCGAGAGTTCAACGGTTTCGTAGGCGATCGCGGTCGCGCCCGAGGCAACACATGCGTCGGTCAGCGGCTGGTCGGCGGCGAAATGGAAGTAGGTGAACAGCAGCTGCCCCTTCCGCATCCGGGGCCATTCAGGAGCGATCGGCTCCTTGACCTTCATGATCATTTCGGCCTTGGCCCAGACTTCGTCTGCCGTGTCGAGAATCGTGGCTCCGGCACCCTCGTAGAAGTCGTCTGTAAATCCGCTCCCCACGCCGGCGTCCTTTTCAACCACTACCTCGTGGCCAGCCTGGCTGAGCATTTCAGCGCCAGCGGGCGTCAAAGCGACCCGGTATTCGTCGGGTTTGATCTCCTTCGGTACACCGATCAGCATTTGTATCTCGCTGTTGTTGCGTTTCGTTGGTTTCGAGCGTGCAAAGTCACTAAAAGTATCGGCGTTTCCCGCTTATCGGAACGACCTAACTCGCCTGCGTCGGGCCCAGTCGCAGCACCATCTGGCGACTCGGGTCGAAGTATCTCCGACACACCCGTTTCACCTCCTCGGCTGTCACCGCGTCGATGCGTTCGAGCAGGTCGTCGAGGGTGAGAAACGACTCCCCGTGAAGCGCGAACGACGCGAGGCGGTACAACCGCGACCCGGTCGATTCCAGGGCAAGCATGACCTGTCCCTTCATCTGCTGCTTGGCCGTGGCGAGTTCCTCGTCAGCCAGGCCGTCCTCCGCCAACCGTGTGAGTTCGCCTTCGATCGCAGACACTGCCGCATCCGCAGTGGCCGGGCGGGTCCCCACGTAGACGCCCGAAACTCCGGAGGCGCTATAGAACGACTGATAGCTGTATACCGAATAACAGAGTCCCATCTCTTCCCGGACCTTCTGAAAGAGCCTCGAACTCATTCCACCGCCAAGAGCCGAAGAGGCCAGTGACAGCGGGTACCGATCTTCGTGCCCTCGTCCAGGCACATCGGTGCCGAAAACGACGTGAGTCTGGGCGCTATCGCGATGCGCCACTTCACGTCCAGATCGCGTACTCAGCGGCGTGGACACCGCCTCGGCAGGCTCTCCGCCTCCTGCCTGAGCAAAGAGATCACCTACGGAGTCGACCAACGTATCGTGATCGATATTCCCAGCCGCCGCGACGATCAGATTCTCACCCCGGTAACGGCGTTGATGGAGCGCACGCAGGGTGTCCGACGACATCTCCGCTACCGACTCCTTGCTCCCGAGAATCGGCTTTCCGTATGCATGCCCATCCCACATGAGGCTCGAGTGCATCTCATAGACGAGGTCGTCTGGGGTGTCCTCTACTTGGGCGATTTCCTCGAGTACGACCTCACGTTCCAACGCTAGATCATCCGGCTCAATCGTCGGTGTCAACACCATGTCCGCCAACACATCGAGCGCCTCTCCGAGGTTCTCATCAAGGACCCGGGCTTGGTAGGCGGTGTGCTCCCGACTCGTATACGCGTCGAGTGAACCACCGAGACTCTCCAGCGCCATCGCGATATCAGCCGCGCTTCGCTTCCGAGTCCCCTTGAACACCATGTGCTCTAGCAGGTGGCTGGCCCCATGCTCATCCAGACCTTCGTGCGCACCACCCTGCCGAACCCACACCCCGACCGATGCGGATCGCACCGACGGGATCCGTTCGCTGAGCACGCGCACGCCATTGTCGAGTTCAGTCTCCGACACGAACTCCTCATCACCGACACGCAGGTCGATGGACGACGAAGGGGGCACGGACAAGCGCCCGTGCCCCCTCGTGCTCCTGCTGTGCTTCATGCGGTCAGGCGTCGCCTTCAGCATCAGCGTCATCCGAACCAGCGGCTTCCTCGGCGAGTGCGGCCTTCCGGGACAACCGGAGGCGACCCTTCTCGTCGATCGACAGGAGCTTCACTTTGACGATGTCACCCTTCTTGACCACGTCCTCGGTGTTCTCCGTCCGCGCTTCCTGCAGCTCTGAGATGTGGCACAGGCCTTCGGTGCCAGGCATGATCTCGATGAAGGCGCCAAAGGTCGTCGTGTTCTTGACCGGCCCCTCGTAGATGCGACCCACCTCGGGATCCTTCACGATCGCCTCGATCATCTCGCGTGCACGCGCACCGGCTTCACCGGACACGGCTGCGATCTTCACGATACCACTGTCATCGATGTCGATCTGCGCACCCGACTCCTCTTGGATGGCGCGAATCGTCTTACCCTTTGGCCCAATGATCTCACCGATCTTCTCCGGGTTGATCTGGATGGACACGATGGTCGGTGCGTAGTCGGACAGTTCAGTTCGCCCGGCACTCAACGTCTCATCCATGAGGTTCAGGATGTGCATGCGGCCCTTGTTGGCCCGCTGCAGCGCTTCCTTCATGATGTCGACTGTGAGGCCATCGATCTTGATGTCCATCTGGATCGAAGTCACACCATCACGCGTACCGGCAATCTTGAAGTCCATGTCGCCGAGTGCGTCTTCAAGACCGAGAATATCGGTCAGGATCGCGATGTCGTCCCCTTCTTTGATCAGGCCCATCGCAACACCTGCACACGGCGCCTTCATCGGCACACCCGCGTCCATCAGGGCGAGCGAAGAACCACAGACGCTGGCCATCGACGAAGAACCGTTCGACTCGAGCACGTCAGAGACGACACGAATCGTGTAAGGAAAGTCGTCGTACGCTGGCAGGAGCGGCTGAATCGCGCGCTCCGCCAAGTTTCCGTGACCGATCTCGCGACGAGACGTGCCGCGGAACGGTTTCGCCTCACCCACGCAGAACGGCGGGAAGTTGTAATGAAGCATGAAGGACTTCTTGATCTCTTCGCGCGAATCGATCGAGTCGATGCGCTGCTCGTCACGCGAGGTACCGAGCGTGATCACGGCCAACGCCTGTGTCTGACCGCGCGTGAAGAGGGCAGAACCGTGCGTCCGGGGAAGAACACCCACCTCGGAAGTGATCGGCCGGATGTCGTC carries:
- a CDS encoding polyribonucleotide nucleotidyltransferase, which produces MIQRIERQFAGRTLSLEFGRMAKLAQGSCLVQYGDTVVLCAVTVQNKPSHLPFFPLTVEYREKSYAAGKIPGGFFKREGRPGEKEILSARCIDRPIRPLFPKGFKYETQVACFILSADQENDADTIALLAASVALNMSKIPFSTPVASVRVGRIAGNWVLNPTFQQLEYSDVDIVISGTADAITMVEGGAIEVPEDEILEALQVAHDGIKELCAMQLEFLDGHTVPDMEWTSVAPDADLQAKVSELAAAGVAEALTHGDKAERGAAMSAVTAEVIATLTAEDEAYADQSKDIGEIVRDVEKTTLRRVILETGVRPDGRGVDDIRPITSEVGVLPRTHGSALFTRGQTQALAVITLGTSRDEQRIDSIDSREEIKKSFMLHYNFPPFCVGEAKPFRGTSRREIGHGNLAERAIQPLLPAYDDFPYTIRVVSDVLESNGSSSMASVCGSSLALMDAGVPMKAPCAGVAMGLIKEGDDIAILTDILGLEDALGDMDFKIAGTRDGVTSIQMDIKIDGLTVDIMKEALQRANKGRMHILNLMDETLSAGRTELSDYAPTIVSIQINPEKIGEIIGPKGKTIRAIQEESGAQIDIDDSGIVKIAAVSGEAGARAREMIEAIVKDPEVGRIYEGPVKNTTTFGAFIEIMPGTEGLCHISELQEARTENTEDVVKKGDIVKVKLLSIDEKGRLRLSRKAALAEEAAGSDDADAEGDA